From Anopheles funestus chromosome 3RL, idAnoFuneDA-416_04, whole genome shotgun sequence, a single genomic window includes:
- the LOC125771270 gene encoding rab GTPase-activating protein 1 isoform X1 yields MEKQSDWANISSSSTPIGEARTKQNVTASAASKQEGGVTGADANSTKPEKNTHPDSTSGNGGASPVQLVEPSAVGTTDPTVAPKSEDSLSIKSSDSVTTSGEYEIVPEAPSPGEDLVDSGVTPRPKQLASEPIRNTEPDGNAGSDIGADLAECIADAGEAEGKEGKETAKKRTEGKKLSAISPILNIEGNGNMMDLEKNMNEVIHELDEERTLSGASEPSSSNKATPVRSPEKRNTAESNSQTPQHGADGGGGAKKPPVPTTLRLGLQSMRANFTIGGGEGSTDTTPNALLSPEGIGRGVGQSVFYDCLDSSPLTEKKDDMKPVGGCGAAAAAGETDDELSDIDQDCTIFSGVTYLGASRINAPKSEREILQKVTEMNGGGVGGVGGSSTGTGSDSPLGLKVSVSVPTCSEGLVVLYDCESHAVVATYEVQRILFFARGPVGTTDQACFAFTWSHGESQETAVHQCHVFRCNIPEAVTQVSTCFAKAFQRVLPPSIPASMTTSLAESGVNVMLASVTSDTAGNPIQSPMFEFAVSLEIKEKERNGTYVTVPRDVKSSFRLRCKTDKELCITVRQLPSDRFPFLLIERCFGVLLSPGRIVRQADMQLLDMVDAKYVKPADVNPSAPGTGNSSTGANAACNSSNSSVTDPANPYQIKAEWKANAFEALNMETPKKALTVAVNLVINGIEEPVQFVIETSVAILSQSELRIVSNMFTNKRPLLLHFYLTLRKNGKGTWEVDSIDHSDEIVEAQASSTASSLSLNFSFKSWTFRNSGSVQSMQDFDDPSPTDYTSDGDEPLLSGTGEVSRICTTAQQDEWDVILKEWYQEGSAPEKRPKNLPNLVRMGIPEMLRGKVWQRLACVENRNEMFDSYRLLITKESSCETIIQRDINRTFPAHKSFKENGGTGQENLYKVSKAYAVYDTEVGYCQGLSFIAASLLLHMPEEEAFCVLVALMYNYGLRDMYKMGFESLYLRLYQLNRLMKDQLPDLYEHFVQMGVESHMFASQWFLTLFTARFPLYFVFYILDVFLLDGIPVLFQVALTLLSVCRKDLLELDFEGILKYFRVTLPKKCRSETQAQKLMKLSFECKVKKLKKYELEYLAKKEETERKEQELKQYKQRYGEERDKLQQEIGLLNEKIDSMAREDRKNVGIIQDYKRIIQRQEAENGKLHTMLDDLTKTISTCSKCTASIPQSSPLHKSYGKNFQQANTVNNNNEQQNHPLADQPDGGSSTGTGGGKHAGASAVIGGLGPLDPLVIASQRIRELELELAQTKLAQVEAECKNQDLHHQLNTTVTELQATRSSWQPWLSKTLNSIQEKVVTKRDVNPPAPTFHSYASTDGNIKNHSNTLPHVRNNNNKAALAQRHSLAQVNFSGTDCTTASDADGNGGDPQVLARAKYDSSVNILYKDARCNSLK; encoded by the exons ATGGAAAAACAGTCGGACTGGGCGAACATCAGTAGTAGTAGCACACCGATCGGGGAAGCaagaacaaagcaaaacgtCACTGCATCAGCAGCCAGCAAGCAGGAAGGAGGCGTAACTGGTGCTGATGCGAACAGCACAAAGCCAGAAAAGAACACTCATCCCGACAGCACTTCCGGTAACGGTGGTGCTTCACCCGTCCAGCTGGTGGAACCCTCAGCGGTTGGTACCACCGACCCAACGGTGGCCCCAAAGTCCGAGGACAGCTTGAGCATTAAATCTTCCGACTCGGTAACGACGAGCGGCGAGTACGAGATTGTCCCGGAAGCACCCTCTCCCGGGGAGGATCTCGTCGACAGCGGTGTAACGCCACGTCCGAAGCAGCTGGCAAGCGAACCGATACGCAATACCGAACCTGATGGCAATGCTGGCAGTGATATTGGTGCCGATTTAGCCGAATGCATTGCAGACGCCGGTGAGGCAGAAGGTAAGGAAGGAAAGGAGACGGCGAAGAAGCGTACGGAGGGGAAAAAGCTGTCGGCAATCTCGCCCATACTCAACATCGAGGGAAACGGCAATATGATGGATCTGGAGAAGAACATGAACGAGGTGATACACGAGCTGGACGAGGAACGCACACTGAGCGGGGCCAGCGAACCGAGCTCGTCAAATAAAG CGACACCTGTTCGGAGTCCCGAAAAGCGCAACACCGCTGAATCAAACTCACAAACCCCCCAACATGGTGctgacggtggtggtggtgcgaaGAAACCGCCAGTTCCGACCACGCTGCGTCTCGGACTGCAAAGCATGCGGGCAAATTTCACGATCGGCGGTGGAGAAGGTTCTACGGACACCACGCCAAACGCATTGCTCTCGCCCGAGGGCATCGGTCGTGGTGTGGGACAGTCCGTGTTCTACGATTGTCTCGACAGCAGTCCACTGACGGAGAAGAAGGATGATATGAAGCCGGTGGGCGGctgtggtgctgctgctgctgctggtgaaaCCGATGACGAACTGTCCGATATCGATCAGGACTGTACGATATTCAGCGGTGTCACCTATCTCGGCGCGTCCCGAATCAATGCGCCCAAGTCGGAGCGAGAAATTTTGCAGAAAGTTACCGAAATGAATGGTGGCGGTGTTGGCGGTGTTGGTGGTAGCAGCACCGGCACGGGATCCGACAGTCCGCTCGGATTGAAGGTATCCGTAAGCGTTCCCACCTGTTCCGAGGGGCTCGTTGT GTTGTACGATTGTGAGTCGCATGCGGTGGTAGCGACCTACGAGGTGCAGCGGATACTGTTCTTTGCCCGCGGTCCGGTCGGTACCACCGATCAGGCCTGTTTTGCCTTCACCTGGTCCCATGGGGAATCACAGGAAACGGCCGTCCATCAGTGCCATGTGTTTCGCTGCAACATCCCGGAAGCGGTCACGCAAGTCAGCA CATGCTTCGCGAAAGCTTTCCAACGAGTGCTCCCACCCAGCATACCGGCAAGCATGACCACCTCACTGGCAGAAAGTGGCGTAAATGTAATGCTCGCCTCGGTCACATCCGACACCGCCGGCAATCCGATCCAATCGCCCATGTTCGAGTTTGCGGTGTCGCTCGAAATAAAGGAGAAGGAGCGCAACGGCACCTACGTCACGGTGCCACGCGACGTCAAGTCCAGCTTTCGATTGCGGTGCAAAACGGATAAAGAGTTGTGCATTACCGTGCGCCAGTTACCGTCGGATCGGTTTCCCTTCCTGCTGATCGAACGATGCTTCGGCGTGCTGCTCAGTCCGGGTCGGATCGTACGGCAGGCCGATATGCAGCTGCTCGATATGGTCGACGCGAAGTACGTAAAGCCAGCGGACGTTAATCCCTCGGCGCCCGGTAcgggcaacagcagcaccggtGCTAACGCAGCCTGCAATAGCAGCAACAGTAGCGTCACCGATCCGGCAAACCCGTACCAGATAAAAGCCGAATGGAAAGCGAACGCCTTTGAAGCGCTTAATATGGAAACTCCCAAAAAAGCACTCACCGTAGCCGTCAATCTAGTCATCAACGGTATCGAGGAACCGGTGCAGTTTGTAATCGAAACGTCCGTTGCGATTCTGTCCCAGAGCGAGCTGCGCATCGTGTCGAACATGTTCACGAACAAGCGACCATTGCTGCTCCACTTCTATCTGACGCTGCGTAAAAATGGCAAAGGCACCTGGGAGGTGGACTCGATTGACCATTCGGATGAGATCGTGGAAGCGCAGGCATCGTCCACTGCCTCGTCGTTGTCGTTGAACTTCAGCTTCAAAAGTTGGACCTTCCGCAACTCGGGCAGCGTACAGTCGATGCAGGACTTTGACGATCCCAGCCCAACCGACTATACCTCGGACGGGGACGAACCGTTGCTGAGTGGAACGGGCGAAGTGTCGAGGATCTGTACCACCGCCCAGCAGGACGAGTGGGATGTCATCCTAAAGGAGTGGTACCAGGAGGGAAGTGCACCGGAAAAGCGGCCGAAAAACTTACCCAACCTGGTCCGGATGGGCATACCGGAAATGTTGCGCGGCAAGGTGTGGCAGCGTTTGGCTTGCGTAGAAAATCGCAACGAAATGTTCGATTCCTATCGGTTGCTCATCACGAAGGAAAGCAGCTGCGAAACAATCATCCAGCGGGACATAAACCGTACGTTTCCGGCGCACAAATCGTTCAAGGAGAACGGTGGCACCGGACAGGAGAATCTGTACAAGGTGTCGAAAGCGTACGCCGTGTACGATACGGAGGTGGGATACTGCCAGGGGTTAAGCTTCATAGCGGCCAGCTTGCTGTTACAT ATGCCTGAAGAGGAAGCGTTCTGTGTGCTGGTGGCCCTGATGTACAACTACGGTTTGCGGGACATGTACAAAATGGGGTTCGAGTCGCTTTACCTGCGCCTGTACCAGCTAAACCGGCTCATGAAGGACCAGCTCCCCGATCTGTACGAACATTTCGTGCAGATGGGTGTCGAGTCGCACATGTTTGCCAGCCAGTGGTTTTTGACCCTCTTTACCGCCCGTTTCCCCCTCTACTTCGTGTTCTACATCCTCGATGTGTTTCTGCTCGATGGCATCCCGGTGCTGTTCCAGGTCGCCCTAACGCTACTGAGCGTTTGCCGCAAGGATCTGCTCGAGCTGGATTTCGAGGGCATTTTGAAGTACTTCCGTGTGACGCTGCCGAAAAAATGTCGCAGCGAAACGCAGGCCCAAAAGTTGATGAAACTGTCGTTCGAGTGTAAGGTGAAGAAGCTGAAAAAGTACGAACTCGAGTATCTGgctaaaaaggaagaaacggaACGGAAGGAACAGGAGCTGAAGCAGTACAAGCAGCGTTATGGGGAGGAACGGGACAAGCTGCAGCAGGAAATTGGTTTGCTGAATGAGAAAATTGATTCGATGGCACGCGAAGATCGTAAAAACGTGGGTATCATACAGGACTACAAGCGGATCATTCAACGGCAGGAAGCAGAAAACGGAAAGCTACACACCATGCTCGACGATCTAACG aaaacaatttcaacgtGCAGCAAATGTACAGCGAGCATACCACAGTCGTCTCCGCTTCACAAAAGCTACGGAAAGAACTTTCAGCAGGCAAACACGGTGAACAATAATAACGAACAACAGAATCATCCGCTTGCGGATCAACCGGACGGTGGAAGCTCGACCGGAACCGGTGGCGGCAAACATGCTGGTGCTTCCGCTGTAATAGGTGGTCTTGGACCGCTCGATCCGTTGGTGATTGCATCGCAGCGAATACGCGAACTGGAGCTAGAGCTGGCACAAACCAAACTGGCACAGGTTGAGGCAGAGTGTAAGAATCAG GATCTTCATCACCAGCTAAACACAACCGTAACCGAGCTGCAAGCTACCAGAAGCAGCTGGCAACCGTGGCTGTCGAAGACGCTTAACTCAATACAGGAGAAAGTGGTCACAAAGCGCGATGTTAATCCACCCGCTCCCACGTTCCACTCCTACGCGTCCACGGATGGAAAC ATAAAAAATCACTCCAACACATTGCCGCACGTACGGAACAATAACAATAAGGCAGCGCTAGCACAACGGCACAGTCTAGCGCAGGTGAATTTTTCGGGCACGGACTGTACCACGGCTAGTGATGCGGACGGTAACGGCGGTGATCCGCAGGTGCTTGCCAGAGCAAAGTATGACAGCAGCGTCAACATACTGTACAAGGATGCACGGTGCAATAGCTTAAAGTAG
- the LOC125771270 gene encoding rab GTPase-activating protein 1 isoform X2 has product MEKQSDWANISSSSTPIGEARTKQNVTASAASKQEGGVTGADANSTKPEKNTHPDSTSGNGGASPVQLVEPSAVGTTDPTVAPKSEDSLSIKSSDSVTTSGEYEIVPEAPSPGEDLVDSGVTPRPKQLASEPIRNTEPDGNAGSDIGADLAECIADAGEAEGKEGKETAKKRTEGKKLSAISPILNIEGNGNMMDLEKNMNEVIHELDEERTLSGASEPSSSNKACFAKAFQRVLPPSIPASMTTSLAESGVNVMLASVTSDTAGNPIQSPMFEFAVSLEIKEKERNGTYVTVPRDVKSSFRLRCKTDKELCITVRQLPSDRFPFLLIERCFGVLLSPGRIVRQADMQLLDMVDAKYVKPADVNPSAPGTGNSSTGANAACNSSNSSVTDPANPYQIKAEWKANAFEALNMETPKKALTVAVNLVINGIEEPVQFVIETSVAILSQSELRIVSNMFTNKRPLLLHFYLTLRKNGKGTWEVDSIDHSDEIVEAQASSTASSLSLNFSFKSWTFRNSGSVQSMQDFDDPSPTDYTSDGDEPLLSGTGEVSRICTTAQQDEWDVILKEWYQEGSAPEKRPKNLPNLVRMGIPEMLRGKVWQRLACVENRNEMFDSYRLLITKESSCETIIQRDINRTFPAHKSFKENGGTGQENLYKVSKAYAVYDTEVGYCQGLSFIAASLLLHMPEEEAFCVLVALMYNYGLRDMYKMGFESLYLRLYQLNRLMKDQLPDLYEHFVQMGVESHMFASQWFLTLFTARFPLYFVFYILDVFLLDGIPVLFQVALTLLSVCRKDLLELDFEGILKYFRVTLPKKCRSETQAQKLMKLSFECKVKKLKKYELEYLAKKEETERKEQELKQYKQRYGEERDKLQQEIGLLNEKIDSMAREDRKNVGIIQDYKRIIQRQEAENGKLHTMLDDLTKTISTCSKCTASIPQSSPLHKSYGKNFQQANTVNNNNEQQNHPLADQPDGGSSTGTGGGKHAGASAVIGGLGPLDPLVIASQRIRELELELAQTKLAQVEAECKNQDLHHQLNTTVTELQATRSSWQPWLSKTLNSIQEKVVTKRDVNPPAPTFHSYASTDGNIKNHSNTLPHVRNNNNKAALAQRHSLAQVNFSGTDCTTASDADGNGGDPQVLARAKYDSSVNILYKDARCNSLK; this is encoded by the exons ATGGAAAAACAGTCGGACTGGGCGAACATCAGTAGTAGTAGCACACCGATCGGGGAAGCaagaacaaagcaaaacgtCACTGCATCAGCAGCCAGCAAGCAGGAAGGAGGCGTAACTGGTGCTGATGCGAACAGCACAAAGCCAGAAAAGAACACTCATCCCGACAGCACTTCCGGTAACGGTGGTGCTTCACCCGTCCAGCTGGTGGAACCCTCAGCGGTTGGTACCACCGACCCAACGGTGGCCCCAAAGTCCGAGGACAGCTTGAGCATTAAATCTTCCGACTCGGTAACGACGAGCGGCGAGTACGAGATTGTCCCGGAAGCACCCTCTCCCGGGGAGGATCTCGTCGACAGCGGTGTAACGCCACGTCCGAAGCAGCTGGCAAGCGAACCGATACGCAATACCGAACCTGATGGCAATGCTGGCAGTGATATTGGTGCCGATTTAGCCGAATGCATTGCAGACGCCGGTGAGGCAGAAGGTAAGGAAGGAAAGGAGACGGCGAAGAAGCGTACGGAGGGGAAAAAGCTGTCGGCAATCTCGCCCATACTCAACATCGAGGGAAACGGCAATATGATGGATCTGGAGAAGAACATGAACGAGGTGATACACGAGCTGGACGAGGAACGCACACTGAGCGGGGCCAGCGAACCGAGCTCGTCAAATAAAG CATGCTTCGCGAAAGCTTTCCAACGAGTGCTCCCACCCAGCATACCGGCAAGCATGACCACCTCACTGGCAGAAAGTGGCGTAAATGTAATGCTCGCCTCGGTCACATCCGACACCGCCGGCAATCCGATCCAATCGCCCATGTTCGAGTTTGCGGTGTCGCTCGAAATAAAGGAGAAGGAGCGCAACGGCACCTACGTCACGGTGCCACGCGACGTCAAGTCCAGCTTTCGATTGCGGTGCAAAACGGATAAAGAGTTGTGCATTACCGTGCGCCAGTTACCGTCGGATCGGTTTCCCTTCCTGCTGATCGAACGATGCTTCGGCGTGCTGCTCAGTCCGGGTCGGATCGTACGGCAGGCCGATATGCAGCTGCTCGATATGGTCGACGCGAAGTACGTAAAGCCAGCGGACGTTAATCCCTCGGCGCCCGGTAcgggcaacagcagcaccggtGCTAACGCAGCCTGCAATAGCAGCAACAGTAGCGTCACCGATCCGGCAAACCCGTACCAGATAAAAGCCGAATGGAAAGCGAACGCCTTTGAAGCGCTTAATATGGAAACTCCCAAAAAAGCACTCACCGTAGCCGTCAATCTAGTCATCAACGGTATCGAGGAACCGGTGCAGTTTGTAATCGAAACGTCCGTTGCGATTCTGTCCCAGAGCGAGCTGCGCATCGTGTCGAACATGTTCACGAACAAGCGACCATTGCTGCTCCACTTCTATCTGACGCTGCGTAAAAATGGCAAAGGCACCTGGGAGGTGGACTCGATTGACCATTCGGATGAGATCGTGGAAGCGCAGGCATCGTCCACTGCCTCGTCGTTGTCGTTGAACTTCAGCTTCAAAAGTTGGACCTTCCGCAACTCGGGCAGCGTACAGTCGATGCAGGACTTTGACGATCCCAGCCCAACCGACTATACCTCGGACGGGGACGAACCGTTGCTGAGTGGAACGGGCGAAGTGTCGAGGATCTGTACCACCGCCCAGCAGGACGAGTGGGATGTCATCCTAAAGGAGTGGTACCAGGAGGGAAGTGCACCGGAAAAGCGGCCGAAAAACTTACCCAACCTGGTCCGGATGGGCATACCGGAAATGTTGCGCGGCAAGGTGTGGCAGCGTTTGGCTTGCGTAGAAAATCGCAACGAAATGTTCGATTCCTATCGGTTGCTCATCACGAAGGAAAGCAGCTGCGAAACAATCATCCAGCGGGACATAAACCGTACGTTTCCGGCGCACAAATCGTTCAAGGAGAACGGTGGCACCGGACAGGAGAATCTGTACAAGGTGTCGAAAGCGTACGCCGTGTACGATACGGAGGTGGGATACTGCCAGGGGTTAAGCTTCATAGCGGCCAGCTTGCTGTTACAT ATGCCTGAAGAGGAAGCGTTCTGTGTGCTGGTGGCCCTGATGTACAACTACGGTTTGCGGGACATGTACAAAATGGGGTTCGAGTCGCTTTACCTGCGCCTGTACCAGCTAAACCGGCTCATGAAGGACCAGCTCCCCGATCTGTACGAACATTTCGTGCAGATGGGTGTCGAGTCGCACATGTTTGCCAGCCAGTGGTTTTTGACCCTCTTTACCGCCCGTTTCCCCCTCTACTTCGTGTTCTACATCCTCGATGTGTTTCTGCTCGATGGCATCCCGGTGCTGTTCCAGGTCGCCCTAACGCTACTGAGCGTTTGCCGCAAGGATCTGCTCGAGCTGGATTTCGAGGGCATTTTGAAGTACTTCCGTGTGACGCTGCCGAAAAAATGTCGCAGCGAAACGCAGGCCCAAAAGTTGATGAAACTGTCGTTCGAGTGTAAGGTGAAGAAGCTGAAAAAGTACGAACTCGAGTATCTGgctaaaaaggaagaaacggaACGGAAGGAACAGGAGCTGAAGCAGTACAAGCAGCGTTATGGGGAGGAACGGGACAAGCTGCAGCAGGAAATTGGTTTGCTGAATGAGAAAATTGATTCGATGGCACGCGAAGATCGTAAAAACGTGGGTATCATACAGGACTACAAGCGGATCATTCAACGGCAGGAAGCAGAAAACGGAAAGCTACACACCATGCTCGACGATCTAACG aaaacaatttcaacgtGCAGCAAATGTACAGCGAGCATACCACAGTCGTCTCCGCTTCACAAAAGCTACGGAAAGAACTTTCAGCAGGCAAACACGGTGAACAATAATAACGAACAACAGAATCATCCGCTTGCGGATCAACCGGACGGTGGAAGCTCGACCGGAACCGGTGGCGGCAAACATGCTGGTGCTTCCGCTGTAATAGGTGGTCTTGGACCGCTCGATCCGTTGGTGATTGCATCGCAGCGAATACGCGAACTGGAGCTAGAGCTGGCACAAACCAAACTGGCACAGGTTGAGGCAGAGTGTAAGAATCAG GATCTTCATCACCAGCTAAACACAACCGTAACCGAGCTGCAAGCTACCAGAAGCAGCTGGCAACCGTGGCTGTCGAAGACGCTTAACTCAATACAGGAGAAAGTGGTCACAAAGCGCGATGTTAATCCACCCGCTCCCACGTTCCACTCCTACGCGTCCACGGATGGAAAC ATAAAAAATCACTCCAACACATTGCCGCACGTACGGAACAATAACAATAAGGCAGCGCTAGCACAACGGCACAGTCTAGCGCAGGTGAATTTTTCGGGCACGGACTGTACCACGGCTAGTGATGCGGACGGTAACGGCGGTGATCCGCAGGTGCTTGCCAGAGCAAAGTATGACAGCAGCGTCAACATACTGTACAAGGATGCACGGTGCAATAGCTTAAAGTAG